In Streptomyces camelliae, the sequence CGATCCTGCTGGTCATCTCCTCCGCGCTGTGCGCGCTGTGCGCCGTGGTGTGGCTGCTCTCCGGCGAACCCATGCTCGGCCACGCGATGGTCACCGTCTCCGTGGCCATGGTCCTGCTCGCCGCCGTCAACGGCGCCGCGCTCTACCTGGAGACGCTGTCGATCACCGACAACGAGAACGGCTACGCCGCCCACCCGAGCATCGGCCCCTTCGCGGCCCTGGCCACCGCCGCGATCACCCTGGTGTGCGCCGTCCGGGCCCGCCGCGCCTGCACCGCCCCTGACGCCTCCGGAACCGTGAAAGGAGTGGGGGAGTGAGACGAGGAGGGCCTGAAGTGGAGGCATTCCAGGCATTGCGCACCGGGGACCCGGAGCCGGTGGGGCCCTACCGCGTCGTAGCACGGCTGGGTGCCGGCGGCATGGGCCAGGCGTACCTTGGGGCGTCGCGCTCCGGGCGCGTGCTCGCGGTGAAGGTCACCGCCAACCGTCGCCAACGGCGTCCTGTACGGCGGTAACTCCGACCATCACCTCTACGCCATCACGCCACAGCCCGTCTCCAGACCACACGTCAGCGGCTTCGTTCAAGTGCGCTGGTCCCCATCCGGTCCCCGAGAAAGATCGAGGGGCCGTTTCAGATCTCGTCTGAAACGGCCCCTGACCTGCGACTACGGAGCATTGCTCCCGTCGGGACGACAGGATTTGAACCTGCGACCCCTTGACCCCCAGTCAAGTGCGCTACCAAGCTGCGCCACGTCCCGATGCGCTGACTCGCGGTGTTCCGCGTGATCGCGCGAACAGAACTTTACCCCACGTCCGGGGGTGCGCCGAAGAGGGCCCGGACAGGGCGGAGGACAATCGGCGGTATGACGAACGCGGGCGCATCGGACGCCAGGGACCGCGACACCGACGGACGGGCGCGCAACGCACGGCCCCGGGACGGGCTCGGCCGGCCGCTGCCCTACGGCGCCGAGGGCGTCCCCCGCCAGCCGGAGGGGGTCGTACGGACGCCTGACCGGACGGTGGCCGAGGCGCAGGCGCTGCTGGCGGCGGGCAAGCCGTTCCACGCGCACGAGGTGTTCGAGGACGCCTGGAAATCGGGGCCGCGCGCCGAGCGGGCGCTGTGGCGGGGCCTGGCCCAGCTGGCGGTCGGGCTGACCCACGCGGCCCGGGGCAACGTCGTCGGCGGGGCGCGCCTGCTGCGGCGGGGCGCGGGGGCGGTCGAGACGTGGGAGCAGGAGCGGGGCGAGGACCGGCCGTACGGGCTGGATCTGGCCGGGCTCGCCCGGTGGGCGCGGGAGCTGGCGGAGCGGGTGGAGCGGGGGGCCGGGCCGGTGGATCCGGTGGCCGAGGCGCCTCGGCTCGGGTGGGAGGAGATCCGCTGACCGGGCAGGCGGCCATGACCGTGCGTACGGAGGCGGTGGACGCGTTGTCAGTGGCATGGGGCAGACTCGGGGCGTGCGAAAGATTCATGTCATCGGTATCGGCGCGGGCGACCCCGACCAGCTGACCCTGCAGGCCGTCAAGGCGCTGCGGAGCACGGACGTGTTCTTCCTGCTCGACAAGGGCGAGGTGAAGAGCGATCTCACGGGGCTCCGCCGGGACATGCTCGACGCGCATCTGCCCGAGGGGTCGTACCGGGTGGTGGCGGCCCGTGACCCGGAGCGAGACCGCGCGGCGGGCGGGGCGGCGTACTCACCGGCCGTGGAGGACTGGCGCAGCGCCCGCGCCGGGATCTACGAGCGGCTGATCGCCGAGGAGCTGGGCGAGGACGGCACCGGCGCCTTCCTGGTGTGGGGCGATCCCGCGCTCTACGACAGCACGCTCGGGATCCTCCAGGAGGTGCTGGAGCGGGGCGCGGTCGTCTTCGAGTACGACGTCATACCCGGCATCAGCAGTGTCTCCGCGCTGGTGGCCCGGCATCGCACGGGGCTGAACCGGGTGGCGCGCCCGGTGCAGATCACCACCGGCCGGCGGCTCGCCGAGGGCTTCCCGCAGGGGGTGGACGACGTGGTGGTGATGCTGGACGCCCACCAGACCTTCCGGCAGTTCGCCGGCGAGGACATCGACATCTACTGGGGCGCCTACATCGGTACCCCGGACGAACTCCTCGTCTCCGGACCGCTCGCCGAGGCCGGCCCCGAGATCGAGCGGGTGCGGGCCGAGGCGCGCGAGCGCAAGGGCTGGATCATGGACACGTATCTGCTGCGCAGAAACCCCGAAGACGCGTAGCGGTACTCGGGCGGACCGCCCGGCATGCGGCACTGGGCCACCCGTGTGATCGTGACCTCGTGCCCCTGGCCGAGGAACCCGCACCGCCCGCCGCCGCGCAGACTCCCGTGCTGGACGCCCGCCGGCGCAACGTCGTCTTCGTGACGATCGTGCTGGGCATGCTGCTCGCGGCCCTGGACCAGACCATCGTCGGCACGGCGCTGCCGACGATCGTGTCGGACCTGGGCGGTGCCGCGCACATGTCGTGGGTGGTCACCTCGTATCTGCTCGCGGAGACCGTGGCGACCGTGCTGGTCGGCACGTTCGGTGACCTGTTCGGCCGCAAGGTGGTCTTCCAGGTCTCGGCGATCGTGTTCATCACCGGCTCGTTCCTGTGCGGGCCGGCCACGAACATGACGCTCCTGATCGTGTGGCGTGCGGTGCAGGGCGTCGGCGCGGGCGGGTTGATGGTGACGGCGATGGCACTCATCGCGGACGTCATCCCGCTGCGTGAGCGCGGCAGGTACCAGGGCGCGATCGGCGCGGTGTTCGGGGTGGGCGACGGTCATCGGGCCGCTGCTGGACGGGATCGCCAAGCGGCTGCTCGTGGAAGACCTGTCCGACGGCCTGCCCGACCGGGCCCCCGCGGAGCCGGAGCCGTGCGCGGCGTGACGAAAACCGGGTGAGCCGGGTGCCGGGCGACGGTCATACTCGGGCCATGTCCGCCGCCTCCCCCGTCCGCTTCCGCGACCCGCGCAGCACGGAGTACGACTTCCTGGACTCGATCCTGGTGCACTGTCCGCGCTGCGACCGCCTCGCCCGCGTGCGGCGCCAACCGCACGCCGAGGAGCGGCCGTTGTTCGCGCCCCGGCGGCTGGTCTGCCGGTCGTGCGGGCTCATGCGGGCATGGACGGGCCGGGGCATCGGCCTCTGGGCCGGTTCGAGAGGTCCCGCCGAGGACCCGTACCTCCGCGCCCGGCTGTGGCTCCAGCGCGAGACCCGGCACGGCTGGCTGTGGGCCTACGACCTCGGGCACCTGGATCTGATCCGGCGCTATGTCGACGCGGGCCTGCGCGAGCGCGCCGACTGGTACGACACCGGACAGAAGATGACCCTCGTCGCCCGCCTCCCCACCTGGATCAAGAGCGCGAAGCACCGGGACGAGGTGCTGCGCACCGTCGACCGGATCCGGGCGTCGGTCCTCACGCCGGGCTGAGGCCCAGCCTCTCCAGGACGTCCGCCACGTCCGGCACCGCCGTCACCCCCGGCGGCAGCGGAGGCCGGCGTACGACGACGACGGGCAGCCCGAGTTCCCTCGCGGCGGTCAGTTTCGCGGCCGTGGCCTCTCCGCCGCTGTCCTTGGTCACCAGCACGTCGATGCGGTGGGTGCGCAGCAGCTCCGTCTCCTCGGCGACTGTGAACGGGCCGCGCGCGAGGACCAGTTCGGTGTCCGGCGGCATGGGCGGCTCGGGCGGTTCCACCGAGCGGACGACGAAGTGCAGGTCTCTCAGGTGGGCGAAGGCCGCGAGGCCCAGGCGTCCGGTGCTGAGGAACACCCGGCGGCCGAGAGCGGGCAGTGCCTCGGCGGCGCCGGCCAGGGACGGGACGTCGTACCAGCGGTCGCCGGGGCCGGGCCGCCAGCCGGGGCGTCGCAGCACCACCGCCGGTACCCCGGTGGCCGCCGCCGCGCGGGCCGCGTTGGCCGTGATCGCCTCGGCGAAGGGGTGGGTGGCGTCGACAAGGGCGTCCACGTGGTGGGCGCGCAGCCAGTCGGCGAGGCCGTCCGCGCCGCCGAAGCCTCCGGTCCGCACCTCGCCGGCCACCGCTCCCGGACGGGCGACCCGGCCGGCCAGGGAGGTGGTGACCCGGACGCCGGGGCGGGCGGCCAGGACGGCGGCGAGGCGGCGGGCCTCGGTGGTGCCGCCGAGGATCAGGACGTGCGCGGGCATAGGGGTGAGCGTACGAGGTCGTAGGGGCCCGTCCGGCGTCCGGGTCGCTACGGTCGGGGCATGGAATCCGTGCGTGCCGTCCTGATCGACATCGACGGTGTCCTCACCGTCTCCTGGAAGCCGTTGCCGGGCGCGGTGGAGGCGCTGCGCGCCGTCCGGGACGCGGGACTGGGCGTGGTGCTGGTGACCAACACCACCTCCCGGTCCCGGGCGTCCATCGCCGCAGCGCTCGTGGACGCGGGGTTCCCGGTGGGGGCCGAGGACATCCTGACGGCACCCTCGGCCACCGCCGCCCATCTGGCCGGAGCCCGCGTCGCGCTGCTGAACAGCGGGGACATCGGCGAGGATCTGACGGGGATCACCCTCGTCGGGGACGGCGACGACGAGGTTCCGGACGTCGTGCTGCTCGGCGGCGCCGGACCGGAGTTCGGTTACGAGGCGCTCAACCGTGCCTTCGGCCGGCTCCAGCGGGGCGCGCGGCTGGTCGCCCTGCACCGGAACCTGTACTGGCGGACCGACGAGGGGCTCCAGCTGGACGCGGGGGCGTTCCTGGCGGGCCTGGAGGCCGCCGCGGGGGTCGAGGCGGAGGTCACCGGGAAGCCGTCGCGGGCCTTCTTCGAAGCAGCGCTGGGGCGTCTCGGGGCCGGCGCGGAGCAGGCATTGATGATCGGGGACGACGTCGAGCACGACGTCCTGGCGGCGCAGCGGCTCGGCATCACCGGGGTGCTGGTCCGCACGGGCAAGTTCCAGCAGCAGACCCTGGAGCGGGCGAGCGGCACACCGGACCACGTCCTGGACTCCTTCGCGGACCTCCCGGACCTGCTGGGGCTAGCGCAGTAGCAGCTGCACCCCGCCCACGACCGTCGCCGCGATCACGAGTTGTTCGAAGAGCCGCTGGTTGATCCTGTTCACAGCCCACTTGCCGAACAACGCACCGGGCACGACGAACACCGCGAGCGCGGCGTCCAGGAGCAGCGAGCGCCCGTCGATCAGGCCGAGGCCCGCGCTGAACGGCACCTTGGACACGTTCACGATCAGGAAGAAGAACGCCGACGTGCCCAGAAAACCCAGCTTCCGGAAACCGGCCGAGAGCAGATACATCGACATCACCGGGCCGCCCGCGTTGGCGACCATCGTCGTGAACCCGCCGAGCACGCCGTACGAGCGCGCCTTCATCCGGCCCGCCCGGCTCGTCACCGCGTCCGGTTCGTCCGCCCCGTCCGCGCTCTCCGCCCGGCGCCTCCGCCACAGCGTGACACCGGCCATCAGCAGCAGGATCGCGCCGATCGAGGTCCGTACGACCCCGTCGTCGGCCCACACCAGGAACAGCGTGCCGACCACGACCCCCGCCGCGACGGCCGGGAACAGCCGCCACAGGGTGGGCCAATGGGCGTGCCGACGGTAGGTGAGGACGGCGAGCACGTCGCCGGCGATCAGGACGGGCAGCAGCACGCCGGTGGAGGCGCGGGCGGGCAGGACGGCCGCGAAGATCGCGAGGCTGACCGTGTTGGCGCCGCTCACCGCGGTCTTGGAGAAGCCGACGAGCAGGGCCGCGAAGGCGAGCGCCGCGAACCCCCAGCCGGATATGTGCCAGAGCGTCATCGTGTTCATGCGGGGACCGATGCTATGTCCGGACAACTCACCGGCGTAAGGACCGTCTCGCCAGGTGATCCCTGCCCGCCCGCTACGCTCCCTTTTCCGCGTACTTCGCCCGAAGTTCCCGCTTCAGCACCTTCATGCTCGGCCCCAGCGGCAGTGCGTCCGTGAACTCCACGCGCCGCGGGTACTTGTGCCGGCCCAGGTGTTCCTTGGACCACTCGGTGAGCGCGGCGGCGTCGGGGGCGGTGTCCGGCGCCGGTACGACGACGGCGCACACCTCCTCGCCGTGCAGCTCGTCGGGCAGGCCGATGACGGCGGCCTGGGCGATCGAGGGGTGGCGCATCAGGACCTCCTCGACCTCCCTCGGGTAGACGTTGTAGCCGCCGCGGATGATGACGTCCTTCTTGCGGTCGACGATCCTCAGGAAGCCCTCGTCGTCCTTGGTGCCGAGGTCGCCGGTGCGGAACCAGCCGTCGACCAGGGCCTCGGCGGTGGCCTCGGGCCGGCCGAGGTAGCCGGAGAAGACGTTGTGGCCGCGGATGACGACCTCGCCCAGTTCGCCGGCCGGCAGCAGCTCGATGCGGTCCTCCGACTCGGCCCGCGCGATCTCCACGTCGACGCCCCACAGCGGGTGGCCGATGGTGCCGGCCCTGGTGCCGAACAGCGGCTGGTTGACGGTGGCCGTCGGCGAGGTCTCCGACAGCCCGTACCCCTCGTAGATCCGCGCGCCGAACGCCTCCTCGAACCGCTCCAGCACGGCGACGGGCAGCGAGGCCCCGCCGGAGATGCAGACCCGCAGCTCGGGGAGGTCGGCGGCGTGGGGAGCCGCCGCCGCGAGGGCGACGTACATGGTCGGCACCCCGTGGAAGGTGTTCACGCCTTCCGCGACCATCAGCTCGATGGCGCGGGCCGCGTCGAAGCGGGGCAGCAGGACGAGCGTGGCGCCCGCCCGCCACGTGGAGTTGAGGGAGACGGTCTGGCCGAAGGCGTGGAAGAGGGGCAGCGCGCCCAGGGCGATGTCGTCGGCACGGATGTCGTTGGCGTCGAAGGCGTTGACCGTCGCGTTCATCACGATGTTGAAGTGGCTGAGCACCGCGCCCTTGGGGACGCCGGTGGTGCCGCTCGTGTAGAAGATCACCGCCGGGTCGTCGGCGGCGCGGGTGACGTACGAGGGCAGCGGCTCGGTGTCCGCCGCGAGCTTGTCGAACTCCTCGCCCAGGGTGACCACGTGGACCCCGAGAGCCTCGGCGGCGGCCTGCCCGGTCTCCGCCTGGTTCGGATGGACGAGCAGCAGGACCGCCCCGCTGTCCCGCAGCACGTGCTCGACCTCGCCGGCCGACAGCAGCAGATGGACGGGGACGACGACCGCGCCGGCCGCGGCGATCGCGTAGTAGGCGATCGGGAACTCGGCGGTGTTGGGAGCCATGAGGGCGACCCGGTCCCCGGGCCGTACACCGAGGCCGGCGAGGGCGCCGGCCTGCGCGAGGGAGCGCCGCCACACCTCCCCGAAGGTGAGCCGCAGTTCGCCTTCCACGAGGGCGGTCTTGCCGGGTCGGCGCTTGGCGTTCTCGGCGAGGATGGCGGCGACGGACAGGGTTGCCATGGAGTGCTGCTCCGTTTCCTTGCTGCGGCTCGACTGACCAGATCCCCCCGTTGGAAGGGCGCTAGTGCCTCTCGACCAGCACCGCGCTCCCCTGCCCGACTCCCACGCACATGGTCGCCAGCCCGCGCTCCGCGCCCGTGCGCCGCATCCGGTGCAGCAGGGTCGTCAGGATGCGGGCGCCCGAGCAGCCGAGGGGGTGGCCGAGGGCGATGGCGCCGCCGGTCGGGTTGACCAGGTCGGGGTCGATGCCGAGCTGGTCGACGCAGGCGAGGGCCTGGGCGGCGAACGCCTCGTTGAACTCGGCCTCCTGCAGGTCGGCGATGTCCCAGCCGGCGCGGGCGAGCGCCTTGCGCGTGGCGGGGACGGGGCCGATGCCCATGACGTCGGGGTGGACCCCTGCGGAGGCACCCGCGACATAGCGGCCGAGGGACTCCAGGCCCAGCTCGTTCAAGGCCTCCTCGCTGACCAGCAGCAGCCCGGCCGCGCCGTCGTTCATCGGCGAGGCGTTGCCCGCCGTGACCGTGCCGCCCTGGCGGAAGACCGGCCTCAGGCGGGCGAGCTTCTCCAGCGAGGTGTCCTCGCGGACGCACTCGTCCTGCTCGACCACGATGCCGTCCGGCCGCCGCACGGGCAGGAGTTCGTCCTCGAAGTCGCCGTTCTTCCGTGCGGCGGCGGCGAGTTGGTGGCTGCGCAGCGCGAACGCGTCCTGCCGCTCACGGGAAATGCCGTACCGCTCGGCGACCTTCTCGGCGGTCTCGCCCATGGACAGCAGGCCGTGCAGGTCCTTCATCGCCGGGTTGACCAGCCGCCAGCCGAGGCGGGTGTCGTACGTCTCGATGCGCTGCGGCAGGGCCTCGTCGGGGCGGGGCAGCACGAAGGGGGCGCGGCTCATGGACTCGGAGCCGCCCGCGATCACGATGTCGGCCTCGCCGGCGGCGACGGTGCGGGCGGCGGCGGTGACCGCTTCCAGGCCGGAGGCGCACAGCCGGTTGACGGTGGCGCCGGGCACGGACTCGGGCAGGCCGGCCAGGAGGGCGGCCATGCGGGCGACGTTGCGGTTGTCCTCACCGGCCTGGTTGGCCGCGCCCCAGTAGACGTCGTCGATCCGGGCCGGGTCGAGCGCGGGCACGTCGGCCACGAGGTCGCGGATCACCGCGGCGGCCAGATCATCGGGCCGGATGCCGGACAGGGCTCCGCGCAGCTTGCCGATGGGGGTGCGGCGGGCGGCCGCGAAGTGGACGGGACGCACGGCTTCGACTCCTGACCTACGACTGATCCACGACACTGTCGACCAGCCACTCGGACACTTAATTAGCACTGCTAGTTTTAGACTATAGACCTCGGACCGGCCCGCTGGGAAGATCCCCCGAGCCGTCACCGAACCCTCCGGAGGAGACATGCCCCACGTCCGCGAGCACACCCTCGACGGCGTCCACGGCTCCGTCGCCGTACGCGAGTGGCCGCACCCGGCGCCCCGGTACCTGGCCCTGGTGGTGCACGGGTACGGCGAGCACGCGGGCCGGTACGACGGACTCGCGGCCCGGCTCACCGGGCACGGGGCGGCCGTCTACGCGCCCGATCACGTCGGTCACGGCAGGTCGGCCGGGGAGCGGGTGGTGATCGAGGACTTCGAGGACGTGGTCACCGATGCGCACGCCGTGGCGGACCTCGCCCGGTCCGCCCACCCCGGGCTGCCGCTGGTCCTGGCCGGCCACTCCATGGGCGGGCTGATCGCGGCCCGTTACGCCCAGCGGTACGGCGCCGAGCTGAGCGCACTGATCCTGTCCGGGCCGGTGATCGGCGCCTGGGAGCTGCCGGGGCGGCTGCTGGCCCTGCCGGAGATCCCGGACGTCCCGGTCAGCCCGGCCGCGCTCTCCCGGGACCCGGCCGTGGGCGCCGCCTATGCCGCCGATCCGCTGGTGTGGCACGGGCCGATGAAGCGCCCGACGCTGGAGGCGTTCGCCCGCACCCTGGCGGCCGTCGCCGAGGGCGGTGACGTCGGCGCGCTGCCGCTGCTGTGGCTGCACGGGGACGACGACCAACTGGTGCCGCTGCCCAGCAGCCGCATCGGTGCGGAGCGGCTGAGCGGCGGCCGGCTGACCGAGCGGATCTTCCCCGGGGCGCGGCACGAGGTGTTCCACGAGACGGACAAGGAGGAGGCGTTCGCGGAGGTGCTCCGCTTCCTGGACCGTACGCTGCCCCGTTGAGAGCGCCAACCGGCGCACCCGGCAGCCGTGTTGGGGCCCCGGGCGCTTGGTGAGCGGGCCCTGCGCCGCACGCGGTGATCGTGTCACACTGCTGCCCGCACGCCCCGGTGCGACGGCACCGGGACCAGCCGAGCGGAGGAGCAGCACGTGACGGGGACCGAGCCGGCCGTATCCCGCATCGACACCACCCGGCCGCATCCGGCCCGGGTCTACGACTGGTTCCTCGGCGGCAAGGACAACTATCCCGTCGACGAGGAACTGGGCCGCCGGATCATGGCGATCGACGAGGGCGCCGTGCGAGCGGCCCGCGCCAACCGCGCGTTCATGCAGCGGGCCACGCGCGCACTCGCCGAGGACGGCGTCCGCCAGTTCCTGGACATCGGCACCGGCATACCGACCGAGCCCAACCTGCACCAGATCGCCCAGTCGGTGGCCCCGGACGCCCGGGTGGTCTACGTCGACAACGACCCGATCGTGCTGGCCCACGCAGGCGCGCTGCTGCGCGGCACCCCGGAGGGGGTCACGGAGTACGTCCAGGCCGACGCCCGCGATCCGCGCGCCATCCTCGAACAGGCCGCCGGTGTCCTGGACTTCGGCCGGCCGGTGGCCCTGTCCCTGATCGCGCTGCTGCACTTCGTCGCCGACGAGGACGGTGCCCACGAACTCGTGTCGACCCTGGTGGACGCGCTGGCGCCGGGCAGCCGTCTGGTCCTGTCGACGATGACGGCCGACTTCGAGCCGGAGAACGTCGAGAAGGGCATCGCCGCCTACGCGGCGGGCGGGGTGACCCTGGTGGCCCGCTCCCGCGCCGAGGTGGCCGCCTTCTTCGCGGGACTCGACCTGCTGGAGCCGGGCGTCGTACCGGTCGACGCGTGGCGCCCCGCACAGGCACCGGACGGCCCGGGGCCCGTCTCGCTGTACGGGGCGGTCGGCCGCAAGCCCTGAGGGGCGGCCGGCACAAGCCCGGGGGCCCGGAACCGCGTCGGGATCGCGGTCCGGGCCCGGCCGCACGGGTACGCCCTCCCCGGCAGCAGGGTCACAGGCCGAGCACGTGCGCGATGGTGCGCAGGACGCCGTTGTCGTTGTTGGACGGGGCCAGGTAGCGCGCCCGGCGGACGACCTCCGGGTGGGCGCCGGCCATGGCGAAGGACCAGTCGGCCGCGTCGAGCATCTCCAGGTCGTTGAGGTAGTCGCCGAAGACCATGGTCTGCGCGGGCGTGATGCCGAGCGCCCGCTGGAGGCCGCGCAGGGCGGTGCCCTTGTCGGCCGTGCGGTTCATGACGTCGACCCAGTGCTCGCCGGAGACGACGACCTGGTGGGTGCCGGCGAACTCGGCGAGCGCGGGGGCCGTGGAGTGCTCGGCGGGACCGAAGTCGAACAGCGCGATCTTGATCGCAGCGTCGTCGACGGCGGTGAGGTCGGCCACGACCCGGTGCTCGACGTAGTACTTGCGCACCTCCGCGAGGAACGCCTCGTCCGACCGCTCGACGTACGCCGCCCGCTTGCCGCACACCACCGCGCCCACGTCCGCGCCGTCCGCGACCAGCCGCCGCACCGTCCGCGCGATCCGGGGGGCCACGGACGCGTCGAGGGTGTCGGAGCTGAGCTCCACGCCGTCGCGGACCACGTAGGTGCCGTTCTCCGCGATGAACACCATGCCCTCGGCGACCTCGGCGAACTGCCGGGCCAGCGTGGCGTACTGGCGGCCGCTGGCGGGGCTGAACAGCACACCGCGGCGACGCAGTTCGGCGAGCAGCGGCCACAGGCCCTCGGGGAGCCGCTTGGCGTCGTCCAGCAGGGTGCCGTCCATGTCGGTGACGATCAGCCGGATGTCGGCGGGGCCCGCCGGCAGGTCCGGGGTGTCGAGGAGGGGCGTGGGCGTGGCGGGCATGTCCTGCTTCCGGTCGGGGGAGGGGTACGCCGTCCAGTGTTCCTCATGCGGCGCGGCGTCCCGGAGCCGGTCCCCGGTGTTCCGGTACGTCCCGAAGCCGCCCCGAACCGCCCGGGCCGGGCGGTTCCCGGGACAGCTCGATCACCGGACGGCACAATGACGGCGGGCAACCGCGTGCGAGAAGGGCGGCGATGTGA encodes:
- a CDS encoding sulfite exporter TauE/SafE family protein, encoding MNTMTLWHISGWGFAALAFAALLVGFSKTAVSGANTVSLAIFAAVLPARASTGVLLPVLIAGDVLAVLTYRRHAHWPTLWRLFPAVAAGVVVGTLFLVWADDGVVRTSIGAILLLMAGVTLWRRRRAESADGADEPDAVTSRAGRMKARSYGVLGGFTTMVANAGGPVMSMYLLSAGFRKLGFLGTSAFFFLIVNVSKVPFSAGLGLIDGRSLLLDAALAVFVVPGALFGKWAVNRINQRLFEQLVIAATVVGGVQLLLR
- a CDS encoding SAM-dependent methyltransferase, translated to MTGTEPAVSRIDTTRPHPARVYDWFLGGKDNYPVDEELGRRIMAIDEGAVRAARANRAFMQRATRALAEDGVRQFLDIGTGIPTEPNLHQIAQSVAPDARVVYVDNDPIVLAHAGALLRGTPEGVTEYVQADARDPRAILEQAAGVLDFGRPVALSLIALLHFVADEDGAHELVSTLVDALAPGSRLVLSTMTADFEPENVEKGIAAYAAGGVTLVARSRAEVAAFFAGLDLLEPGVVPVDAWRPAQAPDGPGPVSLYGAVGRKP
- a CDS encoding Cof-type HAD-IIB family hydrolase, whose amino-acid sequence is MPATPTPLLDTPDLPAGPADIRLIVTDMDGTLLDDAKRLPEGLWPLLAELRRRGVLFSPASGRQYATLARQFAEVAEGMVFIAENGTYVVRDGVELSSDTLDASVAPRIARTVRRLVADGADVGAVVCGKRAAYVERSDEAFLAEVRKYYVEHRVVADLTAVDDAAIKIALFDFGPAEHSTAPALAEFAGTHQVVVSGEHWVDVMNRTADKGTALRGLQRALGITPAQTMVFGDYLNDLEMLDAADWSFAMAGAHPEVVRRARYLAPSNNDNGVLRTIAHVLGL
- a CDS encoding cobalt-precorrin-6A reductase, whose amino-acid sequence is MPAHVLILGGTTEARRLAAVLAARPGVRVTTSLAGRVARPGAVAGEVRTGGFGGADGLADWLRAHHVDALVDATHPFAEAITANAARAAAATGVPAVVLRRPGWRPGPGDRWYDVPSLAGAAEALPALGRRVFLSTGRLGLAAFAHLRDLHFVVRSVEPPEPPMPPDTELVLARGPFTVAEETELLRTHRIDVLVTKDSGGEATAAKLTAARELGLPVVVVRRPPLPPGVTAVPDVADVLERLGLSPA
- a CDS encoding alpha/beta hydrolase, translating into MPHVREHTLDGVHGSVAVREWPHPAPRYLALVVHGYGEHAGRYDGLAARLTGHGAAVYAPDHVGHGRSAGERVVIEDFEDVVTDAHAVADLARSAHPGLPLVLAGHSMGGLIAARYAQRYGAELSALILSGPVIGAWELPGRLLALPEIPDVPVSPAALSRDPAVGAAYAADPLVWHGPMKRPTLEAFARTLAAVAEGGDVGALPLLWLHGDDDQLVPLPSSRIGAERLSGGRLTERIFPGARHEVFHETDKEEAFAEVLRFLDRTLPR
- the cobF gene encoding precorrin-6A synthase (deacetylating); its protein translation is MRKIHVIGIGAGDPDQLTLQAVKALRSTDVFFLLDKGEVKSDLTGLRRDMLDAHLPEGSYRVVAARDPERDRAAGGAAYSPAVEDWRSARAGIYERLIAEELGEDGTGAFLVWGDPALYDSTLGILQEVLERGAVVFEYDVIPGISSVSALVARHRTGLNRVARPVQITTGRRLAEGFPQGVDDVVVMLDAHQTFRQFAGEDIDIYWGAYIGTPDELLVSGPLAEAGPEIERVRAEARERKGWIMDTYLLRRNPEDA
- a CDS encoding thiolase family protein codes for the protein MRPVHFAAARRTPIGKLRGALSGIRPDDLAAAVIRDLVADVPALDPARIDDVYWGAANQAGEDNRNVARMAALLAGLPESVPGATVNRLCASGLEAVTAAARTVAAGEADIVIAGGSESMSRAPFVLPRPDEALPQRIETYDTRLGWRLVNPAMKDLHGLLSMGETAEKVAERYGISRERQDAFALRSHQLAAAARKNGDFEDELLPVRRPDGIVVEQDECVREDTSLEKLARLRPVFRQGGTVTAGNASPMNDGAAGLLLVSEEALNELGLESLGRYVAGASAGVHPDVMGIGPVPATRKALARAGWDIADLQEAEFNEAFAAQALACVDQLGIDPDLVNPTGGAIALGHPLGCSGARILTTLLHRMRRTGAERGLATMCVGVGQGSAVLVERH
- a CDS encoding DUF309 domain-containing protein translates to MTNAGASDARDRDTDGRARNARPRDGLGRPLPYGAEGVPRQPEGVVRTPDRTVAEAQALLAAGKPFHAHEVFEDAWKSGPRAERALWRGLAQLAVGLTHAARGNVVGGARLLRRGAGAVETWEQERGEDRPYGLDLAGLARWARELAERVERGAGPVDPVAEAPRLGWEEIR
- a CDS encoding long-chain-fatty-acid--CoA ligase; protein product: MATLSVAAILAENAKRRPGKTALVEGELRLTFGEVWRRSLAQAGALAGLGVRPGDRVALMAPNTAEFPIAYYAIAAAGAVVVPVHLLLSAGEVEHVLRDSGAVLLLVHPNQAETGQAAAEALGVHVVTLGEEFDKLAADTEPLPSYVTRAADDPAVIFYTSGTTGVPKGAVLSHFNIVMNATVNAFDANDIRADDIALGALPLFHAFGQTVSLNSTWRAGATLVLLPRFDAARAIELMVAEGVNTFHGVPTMYVALAAAAPHAADLPELRVCISGGASLPVAVLERFEEAFGARIYEGYGLSETSPTATVNQPLFGTRAGTIGHPLWGVDVEIARAESEDRIELLPAGELGEVVIRGHNVFSGYLGRPEATAEALVDGWFRTGDLGTKDDEGFLRIVDRKKDVIIRGGYNVYPREVEEVLMRHPSIAQAAVIGLPDELHGEEVCAVVVPAPDTAPDAAALTEWSKEHLGRHKYPRRVEFTDALPLGPSMKVLKRELRAKYAEKGA
- a CDS encoding HAD-IIA family hydrolase, whose translation is MESVRAVLIDIDGVLTVSWKPLPGAVEALRAVRDAGLGVVLVTNTTSRSRASIAAALVDAGFPVGAEDILTAPSATAAHLAGARVALLNSGDIGEDLTGITLVGDGDDEVPDVVLLGGAGPEFGYEALNRAFGRLQRGARLVALHRNLYWRTDEGLQLDAGAFLAGLEAAAGVEAEVTGKPSRAFFEAALGRLGAGAEQALMIGDDVEHDVLAAQRLGITGVLVRTGKFQQQTLERASGTPDHVLDSFADLPDLLGLAQ